A stretch of Besnoitia besnoiti strain Bb-Ger1 chromosome V, whole genome shotgun sequence DNA encodes these proteins:
- a CDS encoding hypothetical protein (encoded by transcript BESB_058900): MVDNANPPDWLRERHGKPARLPDGVRPDASSQGTKSSLGTAARGSRVQYKTALAPGNLATFGKHTQVRSYVHWTAAVLASNPDGLRRESKPSQDYKQRRQAFESRATVMVSRQRTAGSYREPNEQVAQQAERALRVQADRSQLSRTDAVDGKEPKKSAQRETCAPLTDNVKKRVEPSQQHLEEEHMRRGPEEASRQELEARHTREYLLNMVRDGEQVRSTLESYLAKRAEQMVSAARKAAERKKQKEREAAEREGLAQAEKESRLREAIERGFDRDEKKSVQQLILEVEDMLAKRKRKELLEKEDAERRALETMNELMRQWAYQATETVHRKGAEACLRRHEECNRGQASQLPADRMANADRTLPGANAPTPRQEDRSEIGRKSWPGSPAGQSSSLSCSRVAEPDTLSSPGYPSSLSSYDFTSEKTEQHDGNEEEWVTTCSETEKERLRVKPLSNEGRKPKCNSRISSRLLGLLVSCCYDYLRRRKGERAPCRNTRVVLVRGEMKAAKDEPRVGGTLASVKTVHSKRQQDRTSVRSTHAAKEARHSYEADTYETTDTFLSRITGPSHPLRGGRGEVPCRGAEDTNRQQGQTRPTFNTTRTESHRVPLITMVDDGFKAEVEALRALLRVPLQPAAEFLRGPYKTGPEPHHFLQVPVSSGSSSYAPRRQKIGDNPVGHRWCRALAGLPHALDQGTPHPLDLKLNPNSCKGTTILGDKVADACWMTWSRRMRVHDPRTPSPPGIMRPVRAQPAAQVTTSASWCS; encoded by the exons ATGGTGGACAATGCCAACCCTCCAGACTGGCTGAGGGAGCGTCACGGAAAGCCTGCACGTCTGCCAGACGGCGTGCGCCCAGATGCATCCTCGCAAGGAACCAAGTCAAGCCTCGGTACGGCAGCGAGAGGATCCAGAGTTCAGTACAAGACGGCGCTTGCCCCAGGAAACCTGGCTACATTTGGTAAACATACCCAAGTTCGATCATACGTACACTGGACTGCAGCTGTGCTAGCGAGCAATCCGGACGGTCTACGGAGGGAATCTAAGCCTTCCCAGGATTAcaagcagcggaggcaggcaTTCGAATCCAGAGCAACAGTGATGGTTTCGCGCCAAAGGACAGCGGGCAGCTATCGGGAACCCAACGAGCAGGTCGCCCAACAGGCAGAGAGGGCCCTGCGCGTCCAGGCTGACAGGAGCCAGCTGTCCCGCACAGATGCTGTTGATGGCAAAGAACCAAAGAAAAGCGCACAAAGGGAGACATGTGCGCCGCTAACTGACAACGTGAAGAAAAGGGTGGAGCCGTCGCAGCAGCATCTCGAGGAAGAACATATGCGCCGAGGGCCAGAGGAAGCCTCGAGACAAGAGTTAGAGGCGCGCCATACAAGGGAGTATCTTCTGAACATGGTACGAGATGGGGAACAAGTCAGATCGACGCTGGAAAGTTATTTAGCGAAGCGGGCCGAGCAGATGGTGAGTGCCGCTCGCaaagcagcggagaggaagaaacagaaagagagagaggcagcagaacGGGAGGGGCTGGCCcaagcggagaaggagagtcGCCTACGGGAGGCCATTGAGAGAGGATTTGAcagagacgagaaaaaaagcgtCCAACAGCTTATTCTTGAGGTGGAAGACATGCTGGCGAAGCGAAAGCGAAAAGAACTCTTGGAGAAGGAAGAtgcggagagaagagcgtTGGAGACGATGAATGAATTGATGAGGCAGTGGGCGTATCAGGCGACTGAGACAGTGCACAGGAAGGGAGCAGAGGCGTGCCTCCGAAGACATGAGGAATGCAACCGAGGTCAAGCAAGCCAGCTTCCTGCAGACAGAATGGCAAACGCAGATAGAACGTTGCCGGGAGCGAATGCCCCTACACCTCGCCAGGAAGACAGAAGCGAAATTGGTCGAAAGAGTTGGCCAGGCAGCCCTGCCGGTCAATCTTCGAGCCTCTCCTGTTCCAGGGTGGCAGAACCGGACACGCTTTCCTCCCCCGGATatccttcctctctttcaTCGTACGACTTTACCTCCGAGAAAACCGAGCAGCATGATGGGAATGAGGAAGAATGGGTGACAACCtgcagcgagacagagaaagaacGTCTGCGCGTGAAGCCCTTG AGTAACGAAGGACGCAAGCCCAAATGCAACTCACGCATCAGCTCACGGCTGCTAGGATTGCTCGTTTCTTGTTGCTATGATTATCTTAGGAGacgaaaaggagagagagctcCATGCCGGAATACCAGGGTGGTCCTCGTCCGTGGTGAGATGAAAGCTGCCAAAGACGAGCCCCGAGTCGGCGGCACCCTCGCCTCCGTGAAGACAGTTCACTCCAAGCGACAGCAGGACAGAACTTCAGTGAGGTCCACTCACGCG GCAAAGGAGGCGAGACACTCTTACGAGGCGGACACCTACGAGACGACCGATACTTTTCTGTCGCGGATCACTGGACCTAGTCATCCCCTACGCGGTGGTCGCGGTGAAGTCCCTTGTCGAGGAGCCGAAGATACTAACAGACAGCAAGGACAAACGCGGCCTACATTCAACACAACAAGAACAGAAAGCCACCGCGTACCACTGATTACAATGGTGGACGACGGTTTCAAAGCAGAGGTGGAGGCTCTCCGAGCACTCTTAAGagttcctctgcagccggcAGCGGAGTTTTTGAGGGGGCCCTATAAGACGGGCCCCGAGCCTCACCACTTTCTCCAGGTGCCTGTATCCAGTGGATCTTCTTCTTACGCCCCGCGCCGACAGAAGATCGGCGACAACCCCGTGGGTCACCGATGGTGCCGAGCGCTTGCTGGCCTACCGCATGCCCTGGATCAGGGGACCCCACATCCGCTTGACTTGAAGCTTAACCCCAACTCCTGCAAAGGCACAACAATTCTTGGAGACAAAGTAGCGGACGCTTGCTGGATGACATGGAGCcgtcgcatgcgcgtgcACGACCCGCGCaccccctcgcctcctggCATCATGAGGCCGGTTCGAGCTCAGCCGGCCGCCCAGGTAACAACCAGCGCTAGCTGGTGTTCGTGA